A stretch of the Fusobacterium perfoetens ATCC 29250 genome encodes the following:
- a CDS encoding ABC transporter permease: protein MKKLKSINKNLLFGIGFFVVLILIIVLTKIFSPYGVTSIDIDNKLVSPSLTHLFGTDKFGRDIFTRIMEGGRIALFVGFSSIGIGLFVGGILGMYSGYIGGYVDEIIMRIIDAFMSFPGILFALMMITAFGPGTFNTILVIGIMNIPHFTRFARGETLKEKEKNYTLSAKTRGASNLWILRHYIFPNIRGKLIVSTALSLGVSILTEASLSYLGLGIQAPYPSWGSMLREAQIYFLAAPWYAIFPGLFITLTICSINLIGEYAREKYNSKG from the coding sequence ATGAAGAAATTAAAAAGTATTAATAAAAATCTTCTATTTGGAATAGGATTTTTTGTAGTGCTTATATTAATTATAGTATTGACTAAAATATTTAGTCCTTATGGAGTAACTTCTATAGATATAGATAATAAATTAGTTTCTCCAAGTTTAACTCATCTTTTTGGAACAGATAAATTTGGTAGAGATATATTTACAAGAATTATGGAAGGTGGAAGAATAGCTTTATTTGTAGGGTTTTCATCTATAGGAATAGGACTTTTTGTAGGTGGAATTTTGGGAATGTATTCTGGTTATATAGGTGGATATGTAGATGAAATTATAATGAGAATTATAGATGCTTTTATGTCTTTTCCAGGAATACTATTTGCTTTGATGATGATAACAGCTTTTGGCCCAGGAACTTTTAATACAATTCTTGTTATAGGAATAATGAATATACCTCATTTTACTCGTTTTGCTAGAGGAGAAACTTTAAAAGAAAAAGAAAAAAATTATACTCTTTCAGCTAAAACTAGAGGGGCTTCAAATTTATGGATATTAAGACATTATATTTTTCCTAATATAAGAGGAAAATTAATTGTGTCTACAGCTTTATCCTTAGGTGTATCTATTCTTACAGAAGCTTCATTGAGTTATTTAGGACTTGGAATACAAGCTCCTTATCCTAGTTGGGGTTCTATGCTTAGAGAAGCACAAATTTATTTTCTAGCAGCTCCATGGTATGCAATATTTCCAGGATTATTTATAACACTTACAATTTGTTCTATAAATCTTATAGGAGAATATGCAAGAGAAAAGTATAATTCTAAAGGATAG
- a CDS encoding ABC transporter permease → MFFIKKIFTSLTTLFLVSVISFTVLNVIPGDPILSKLGVDATKEQVEVLKKEYGLDKPKYIAYIEWVGKTIQGDMGESIRYSTPVNELIKKRVKTTLNLATMAMGITISVGFPLGLFSAMRNKKRGDKFLTIFNMIGISIPSFWMGLLLMMIFGVYLKVSLKTVNGILPAVTLAISQISITSIYLKNIILEELNKDYVKAAIARGRGKAEVIITDVLRNILFPMLTIISGLFIKVLAGSVIVENLFNISGLGSLMVLAVENRDYPVVQALVLYSAVVVISINLITDLLYSYIDPRVKIS, encoded by the coding sequence GTGTTTTTTATAAAAAAGATTTTTACTTCATTAACAACACTTTTTCTAGTATCTGTTATTAGTTTTACAGTTTTAAATGTTATACCAGGTGACCCTATTTTATCAAAATTAGGTGTTGATGCAACTAAAGAACAGGTAGAAGTTTTGAAAAAAGAATATGGTTTAGATAAACCTAAATATATAGCTTATATAGAGTGGGTAGGAAAAACTATACAAGGGGATATGGGAGAATCTATAAGATACTCTACCCCTGTTAATGAGCTTATAAAAAAGAGAGTGAAAACAACTTTAAATTTAGCAACAATGGCTATGGGAATTACAATTTCTGTAGGTTTTCCATTAGGACTTTTTTCAGCAATGAGAAATAAAAAAAGAGGAGATAAATTTTTAACAATTTTTAATATGATTGGAATTTCTATTCCTTCTTTTTGGATGGGATTACTTTTAATGATGATTTTTGGAGTTTATTTAAAAGTTTCATTAAAAACTGTAAATGGAATACTTCCAGCAGTAACTTTGGCTATTTCACAGATTTCAATAACTTCTATTTATTTAAAAAATATTATACTAGAAGAGTTAAATAAAGATTATGTAAAAGCAGCTATTGCTCGTGGGAGAGGAAAGGCAGAAGTTATAATAACTGATGTATTAAGAAATATATTATTTCCAATGCTTACTATAATTTCTGGATTATTTATAAAAGTTTTGGCTGGTAGTGTAATAGTAGAAAACTTATTTAATATTTCAGGGCTTGGAAGTCTTATGGTTTTAGCAGTAGAAAACAGAGATTATCCAGTAGTACAAGCTTTGGTTTTATATAGTGCAGTAGTTGTAATATCAATAAATTTAATTACGGATTTATTATATTCTTATATAGATCCTAGAGTAAAAATATCATAA
- a CDS encoding ABC transporter substrate-binding protein: MKKKIFALLMMLIMLVGCGGKNESETTITKNKVVVRVSQDPDFLDPHQYVAAATGEILFNIFEGLLKMDSTGEIHPAIAESYTISEDALTYTFKIKKGILFQNGVEVTPELVKASYDRFLLKDFPTNLSTTEFKKNIEYVKVNGDEVIFKFKKVSGEGIAAFLDGIVYEEGEKIYGTGPYYLESYMPGEKVTLKRFKDYWANDKIGNVEEVDFRIIKDEQGAIIAFQMGEVDVIPRLLVGYIDMIGENGKIEKGEQNMVQLLALNNAVKPLNNLKVRQAIHYAIDKQEIIDGASLKEGSISGGPISPSVKSIYNEETENLYKIDIEKAKALLKEAGYPNGLKIKLRAPANYQLHVDTAQIIKEQLIKAGIEVEIEEIEWGTWLSDVYKNRNYQMTVIGFEGKPSPYATVDRYITKDPRNMVNFSNKDYDKVLEKIPYEIDQEEQGKLYKEAQYILTENVGSVFLQAPNYIVALNKNIEGFKIYPIYVIDIGSLSIKK, from the coding sequence ATGAAAAAGAAGATTTTTGCACTGTTAATGATGTTGATTATGTTAGTAGGATGTGGAGGAAAAAATGAGTCAGAAACTACTATAACAAAAAATAAAGTAGTAGTAAGAGTATCACAAGACCCAGATTTTTTAGACCCACATCAATATGTTGCTGCAGCTACAGGAGAAATTCTTTTTAATATTTTTGAAGGATTATTAAAAATGGATTCTACAGGAGAAATTCATCCTGCTATTGCTGAAAGTTATACAATTTCAGAAGATGCTTTAACTTACACTTTTAAAATAAAAAAAGGAATTTTATTTCAAAATGGTGTAGAAGTAACACCTGAATTAGTTAAAGCTTCTTATGATAGATTTTTATTAAAAGATTTTCCAACTAATCTATCAACTACAGAGTTCAAAAAAAATATTGAATATGTAAAAGTAAATGGAGATGAAGTTATTTTTAAATTTAAAAAAGTATCTGGAGAAGGAATAGCAGCTTTCTTAGATGGAATTGTTTATGAAGAGGGAGAAAAAATTTATGGAACAGGACCATATTATTTAGAAAGTTATATGCCTGGAGAAAAAGTTACTTTAAAAAGATTTAAAGATTATTGGGCTAATGACAAAATTGGAAATGTAGAAGAAGTTGATTTTAGAATTATAAAAGATGAGCAAGGAGCTATAATAGCTTTCCAAATGGGAGAAGTAGATGTAATTCCTAGATTATTAGTAGGATATATTGATATGATAGGAGAAAATGGAAAGATAGAAAAAGGGGAACAAAATATGGTTCAACTTTTAGCTTTAAATAATGCTGTAAAACCTTTGAATAATCTAAAAGTTAGACAAGCTATTCATTATGCTATAGATAAACAAGAAATTATAGATGGAGCTTCTCTAAAAGAGGGAAGTATTTCTGGAGGGCCAATTAGTCCATCTGTAAAATCTATTTATAATGAAGAAACAGAAAATTTATATAAAATAGATATTGAAAAAGCAAAAGCTTTATTAAAAGAAGCTGGATATCCAAATGGATTAAAAATAAAATTAAGAGCTCCAGCTAACTATCAACTTCATGTGGATACAGCTCAAATAATAAAAGAGCAATTAATAAAAGCGGGAATTGAAGTTGAAATAGAAGAGATAGAATGGGGAACTTGGTTAAGTGATGTTTATAAAAATAGAAATTATCAAATGACTGTTATAGGATTTGAAGGAAAACCATCTCCTTATGCAACAGTTGACAGATATATAACTAAAGACCCAAGAAATATGGTTAATTTTTCAAATAAAGATTATGATAAAGTATTAGAAAAAATACCTTATGAAATAGACCAAGAAGAACAAGGAAAATTATATAAAGAAGCTCAATATATATTAACAGAAAATGTTGGTTCAGTATTTTTACAAGCACCAAATTATATAGTGGCTTTAAATAAAAATATAGAAGGATTTAAAATCTATCCAATATATGTAATAGATATAGGAAGTTTATCAATAAAAAAATAA
- a CDS encoding ParA family protein, whose protein sequence is MDKNNGKVIIVKVNKGGVGKTFLTVQLGAGLASIGKKVLILTSDSQNNILHYTFKDGEVPTFKNGLKVWVRGKRGELIKLRENLFFIPLENSKFSSVFSKKLEPFLNRMREEYDYILIDSMPLLKIDSEFVRCADKIIIPVFCDRATIEGVVNVIEEAGIEKILAVVPNKYRSTVTQNENLEKLKNLLRETDILFPEPIRELSQVENLLGNGKTIWETKSKLLDDAKKTLADIMIELGE, encoded by the coding sequence ATGGATAAAAATAATGGTAAAGTTATAATTGTTAAAGTTAATAAAGGTGGAGTTGGAAAAACTTTTCTTACCGTCCAATTAGGTGCTGGACTTGCTTCTATTGGAAAGAAAGTTTTAATTTTGACTTCAGACTCTCAAAATAATATTCTTCATTATACTTTTAAAGATGGTGAAGTTCCAACTTTTAAAAATGGTCTTAAGGTTTGGGTTAGAGGTAAAAGAGGAGAGCTTATAAAACTAAGAGAAAATCTTTTCTTTATCCCTCTTGAAAATAGTAAATTTTCATCTGTATTCTCAAAAAAATTAGAACCATTTTTAAATAGAATGAGAGAGGAGTATGATTATATATTAATAGATAGTATGCCTCTTTTAAAAATAGACTCTGAATTTGTTAGATGTGCTGATAAAATTATAATCCCTGTTTTCTGTGATAGAGCTACTATTGAGGGAGTTGTTAATGTTATAGAAGAAGCTGGAATTGAAAAAATTCTAGCTGTTGTTCCTAATAAATATAGAAGTACTGTTACTCAAAATGAAAATCTTGAAAAATTAAAAAATCTTTTAAGAGAAACAGATATTCTTTTCCCAGAGCCTATTAGAGAGCTTTCACAAGTAGAAAATCTTTTAGGAAATGGAAAAACTATTTGGGAAACAAAATCTAAACTTTTAGATGATGCAAAGAAAACTTTAGCTGACATTATGATTGAACTAGGTGAATAA